CTGCCCCCAGCCCCTAAGGGGAAGGGGGACTTTGGCTCCTGAGATGGCCATGCTGAACAACCGGGGTGGCCCTGGGGATTCTGGTGGCTCCCCCCAGTGAGATGTTAATCTCCATCAGGGATCCCTGGGTAGTCCTTGACTCCCAtggcagaaaagaaaattgattaCTTACTTGATACAGTAGCCACTTTACTTTGTCTTAGTTTCTCACACTGGACCTCTCTCCTCCAAAAACTGTACTGTGACTCGTGTGGATGGAAAGCCTCGCACTATTATTTTACTGGGCATTTCCCTTGCCAATTTAAACAGCAGTGGATTTTGCATGCCTTTCTAATTGTGCCTCAGTGTCCTACCCCTGTCCTTGGGAGAGATCGTCTGAGCTCCCCCAGGGCCATACTCAGGTTAGGAGGCCCTGAGCAGACTTTTATCTTGACTCTGACTAAGACAGACCAAACCATTCCCAGAGACAAGGTCCTATTCCCAGCCATATCCTACAGGCAGTAAACTCTTAATGAGACAAAGGAACCCCTGCAAGGGCAGTAAAGGCCCAGCCTATAAGAATGATCCTTGGGCCAGAAACTGCCTATCCATAAagcaagtgctcgggcctggtgcactgggaagacccagaggaattgcgtggaaagggaggggggaggggggatcgggatggggaatacgtgtaaatctatggctgattcatatcaatgtatgacaaaacccactggaaaaaaaaaataaaaggtgtaatttatgtaccaaaaaaaaaaaaaaaaagcttaaagagAAGGGTTTACAATCCCTcatggataaattcctaaaagCTGACTCCATGAGTCAGATATTTGCCTTTTTACTTTAGTTCTGTAAATCCTCCCCTTCTGTTCTATAGaagaaactggcatccagaccctgacaagctggttattttgagacattagtcgaCTATCCTCTCGGTCAGTCAGCTTTCCGAATAAAGTCgcattccttgcctcaacatctCATCTCttggatttattggcctgttgtgctTCGAGCAAAGTGAGCTTGGACTCGTTAACAGGCAGctgcgagttaagttttatttggggcaaatgaGGTCTATAGCCTGAGAGACAgcttctcagatagctctgaggaactgctctaaGAAGGTCAGAGGGGAGGTCAGTATGTATATGATTTTAGTGAAGGGGACACATGCCATCAAGCATGCATTTTGGCAGAAGGTTGCTGCAAGTCACATGGAGCAATTGTCTCCATTaatgattttcattcttttatagatAGGAGAAGATGTGAGaaactgggctcataaaatcttgtCACCCACATATCTAActctctgaaggcctgttctgccagtgtTCCCTAGAGCACAGAGTGCTTCATtcctaatttccaccctgaactcctttcagggcatGTTGAAAATCAGCAACTGAGTGGTTAATGACTTAATTCTTGTGGCAGCAAATAATGAGTGACAATTTTTAGTTggcatggcttcccaggtggcacagtggtaaagaccctacctgcccatgcaggagacgcaggaaacaagggtttgatccctgggttgggatgatcccctggaggaggaaatggcaaaccactccagtattcttgcctgggaaatcccatggacagaggagcctggtgggctacagtctatgcggtcacaaagagtcagacacgactgagcacacacacgtcaTTTACacaggtttcctcatctgtttcccTATCTTGTGCGGAGACCAGATAACTGTTTAAAACAGTACTTACAAGCCTGTCTCATTTCCTAACTCTAAGAGAGGCATCTGTTCCTTTAACCGATTCAGTGAATCCCTTCCTCCAGGAGCCTCTGTAGAAATAGGTTCTTCAAAGACCAGCCGGCAACTTGATCTAAACTTCCTCACTTGCCTGTGAGTCAGAGTCCCTGAGAACAGGCTTCCAAGAGCAATCTCCAGACTACTGACACCAAGTTTTTCCTTTCAGACCACAGCCGCTTAAGAACCTGCATCGAAAATGCAAGCTGCATCTGCTCCAGTGGTCATTGTAACTCAGCCCGGAGTTGGAAGCGGTCCAGCACCTCAAAACTCCAACTGGCAGACGGGCATGTGTGATTGTTTCAGTGACTGCGGTGTCTGTAAGTGCTGGGGAAACCTGTAACTGACTCAGAAGTGAATTTGAacattgttgttgtccagtctctaagttgtatacaactctttgtgaccccatggactgtagcatgccagggtcctctgtcctccacagtTTACTCAtatctttccttcatttctcccttATGGTGTAATAAAAGTTCTCCTCTCATTCCAAGATACCCTGCATGTCAGGCAATGCTTTGCTAACAAAAAAATCCTGTACTGATTGTAAGTTCATTCTTCTTCACCCTTCAAAGGATAGTCTTACTCCTAAAAAAGTTCTGgagttaagtaaaaaaaaaaaaaaaggcaatgattTGAATAATGAACAGGCTTGGCCTAATATAAATAAACCATACATTATATTAGAAGAGATGTTTAAagtttaactttattaaaaagaaaaaagactgctTTTGTTACACATCAATTAAACTCACTACAGTTACACTGTGCCCCATACACAAGGGTTCATTTTCATCCATGGTTTCAGCATGAGCTCACataagcattatttttatttatacatttaggATTGTTATACAGATAAGAATAAAGAATTCTGAAGGCAGTTAACTGCTCAGTGGGTAAAATATCTCTAACTCTGCttcattttctgctttgtttcattttatgagATCCAAGTATACCTGAGAGAAGAAAAGCTCGGGGTAAGATGTGCATGTCAGAGAGGCCAAATGCTTAGGTCTCAACACCaagcaagaaacaaacaaacctgcctacaaaataaaaaataaaacaaattttactcagaggttttttgttcatttgtttctttctttcacctGTTTCAAATCTACCCAGTGTTCTGAGACAGGGAACGAAAACCTATTAACCTTTAACTTGGCAGAGGAATTAAAATTTGGAATGGAGTTGATAATTACATTGAAAAGCATAGAGGGAAAGAATCACCTGGGACATGGAACCACTGAACTTGTTGATTTGCTCTCCTTGTCCTGCTGCATGACCCGGGCTGGTCACTTGCACTTCTCAGGACATTAgttcaacatctgcaaatcatAGTGATCATGAAACCACAACAATAAAACCTTCTAAAGAGGAATATTCTAATCCTCCAAATCCTAGTGTTGTTACTTGAATAAGTGAGTTACAAGTTCTAATATGAGCTTAAAACCGTCACATAGAATTTCTTAAATCATAGATCTGACCAAATCATTCTcccttcttaaaatatttcagaagttCTTCATGATTTCTGTGACCCCCTCTGAACACTCATACTTCCAAATCGTCCAGTCTCCACCCTGCCTTGGATCCAGCTTCATCCCCAttcttcccccatccctggtTCCAGCCATGTTATGCAAATCCAGCCATTGCTAAGACAAACCAAGTTATCTAAAGAGGCTCTTTCCCCTTTCCTTAATCTATAAAATTCCTAATCATCATTCCATATTCAGATCAAGCAGCAGCATCTTCCCAGAGCACTGGAGGCCCCATTTCTGTGAGTGACACCTCGGCTTCTTGAGTAGGTTCCTGTTGGAGAACTTCTCACGTTATTTGACCTCACTCCTGGACTTCAGACGGAGGCATTGTGGGTAGTGAGGATAACCTCTGAACGGGGCCAGGTTTCAGTGAGTCATCCAGTACATGGAAGAAGGCAGTACAAGGGGGGCCGGGGGGAAGCTGATGTGATGTTGAACAGGAGCAGTGAGGACGGCCTTGGCAGCCGACTATGTGGGAAAGGCCCCAGGGCTTGGAACTGCCATCCATGAGCACACCCTGACTCTCAACCATGGTGGAGGGCAGAATGCAGTAATTCATACCTCTGTTTTCACGCATCCAGGTCTCTGCGGCACATTTTGCTTCACGTGTCTTGCGTGTCAAGTTGCAGCTGACATGAATGAATGTTGTCTGTGCGGAGCAACTGTCGCGATGAGGACCCTCTACAGGACTCGATACGGCATTCCGGTGAatcttttacaatattgtatcatTCGAATATGCACCCACATTCAAAATAATTGTGATAAACATGGAGGCCATTTGATGGTATCTGTCAActgaactggggcttcccaggtggcgctagtggtaaagaaagaggcagatgcaggagatgtaagagacatgggttcaatccctgggtgggaaagatcccctggaggaggacatgcccGCAGGCATCAACTAAATTTGGTTGGTAGGCGTTTCCTGGCATGTGCAACCTGGCATGTGCATTCTATTATTGTAACAATAGATCCTCTGGTTATATGACCTCCTTCCACATCTCTGTGAAaaccatagaaaacaaacaactctCATATTTGCAATGTATGTCATACAACGGAAGAGGATTGTTCAGAGCCATGCCCATACTATGCCCCAAGTACATTACATGTTACATCACAAAAACCTCGCACCATCCCTGTAAAGTAAGTAGATCtaccacattttacagatgagaaaagttttaaaaggtaGAATAACTCAGGCAAAGAAATGCACTAGTCGAAAAGGAGTCATTACTCAACTCTAACTTTTCATGCCTGCACACTCCATTAcaccatgctaagtcacttcagtcacgtctgactctctgtggcccagTGCACTGTAGACCACCAAgggctctgtccacgggattctgtccatgggattctccaggcaagaatactggagtgggttgccatgccctcctccaggggatcttcctgacccaaggctcgaaccagcgtctcttatgtctcctgcattggcaggaaggttcttaagcactagcaccacctgggatgccccctTCATTACACCATAAGCTTCACTTATGTAACAGAAGGTTTTAGTGCTCTCCAGAAACAGAACcaaaaggagatagagatgatatgaatatagatatataaagaGAGCAAGAAGTTTTAAGGAATTGCCTTATATCATTGTGGGGACTGGTAAGTCCAAAAAGCAAGACAGGCTGACAGGCTGGGAAGAGTTGCAGAGTCCAAAGGCAGCCTgctggcagaattccttcttgttCAGGGGAGATTGCTCTTTCTCTATTAAGGCCTTCAAAAATTaggtgaggcccacccacattctGGATGGTTGCTCTAAGTTTACTGATTTAAGCATTAATTTCATCTGAAATATTAccctcacagaaacatccagaatagcATTTGACTGAATATGTGGGTACTAtggcctagccaagttgacacataaaattaaccatcacagaacaaataaatagaatatttaagGAGCTAATTTTACTCCATTGAAACTATTTTTTTGCTTAAAACATTTGTtagttttttaatcataaaaatattacatgTATAGGTAATTTTATGACAAATTTAAACACagagatatataaaataaaaagtgaaaatctaACTGCTTTATGCCCAATTCCACTATTCAgtgataaaaattttattaatatcaatAATTTGGTGTGCATC
The DNA window shown above is from Cervus elaphus chromosome 6, mCerEla1.1, whole genome shotgun sequence and carries:
- the LOC122696385 gene encoding placenta-specific gene 8 protein, producing MQAASAPVVIVTQPGVGSGPAPQNSNWQTGMCDCFSDCGVCLCGTFCFTCLACQVAADMNECCLCGATVAMRTLYRTRYGIPGSICDDYMVTLCCPLCSLCQIKRDINRRRANRTF